The Nocardia sp. BMG111209 genome includes a window with the following:
- a CDS encoding KGGVGR-motif variant AAA ATPase: MDSDPIRFDDVIPRAREIAKEIASTGLGVVMVRDVLGRMTLVLDDQEQEVDPDALAEWQRLASDRFGPYKAERPVVVASSLFMAAELLGRALPEPIDQNIAGHGKIRRIENTIVGQDWARVRPQSPDPSGSFRVALYGFKGGVGRSTATGMLARYLADSGRCVLVVDLDLESPGVGPMLVAGDELPRYGLIDQMVESAVENSDGLDLVVRASKFSARGNGELWVAPARGAGNGDGNYTYVSKLNRVYGELSGGSTFADRLESAVTACEDSIADRSRRPDVVLLDSRAGLHDLAAVTISKLSDLALLFGADNSQTWDGYQDLFRYWQECGQAQSVREKIKMVAAMVPDRPGMSKDHYLDSFVDRSWSCFSILYDNLPDGDSVGFNPSPEDITGPHFPIPILFTQELVGIDAVSTDLADIGFVGTAYAEFLRDAGNLVTGGTV, translated from the coding sequence ATGGACTCCGACCCCATCCGCTTCGACGATGTGATTCCTCGGGCCCGGGAAATCGCGAAGGAAATAGCCTCCACCGGGCTTGGCGTCGTGATGGTGCGCGACGTGCTGGGGCGGATGACCCTGGTTCTGGACGACCAGGAGCAGGAAGTCGACCCCGACGCGCTTGCCGAATGGCAACGTCTTGCGTCAGATCGGTTCGGGCCCTACAAGGCCGAGCGTCCTGTGGTCGTGGCCTCGAGTCTGTTCATGGCAGCCGAACTCCTCGGTCGAGCGTTGCCGGAGCCGATCGACCAGAATATCGCGGGGCATGGGAAGATCCGCCGCATCGAGAACACAATTGTCGGACAGGATTGGGCGCGGGTTCGGCCGCAATCTCCCGACCCGAGTGGCTCATTTCGTGTCGCCCTGTACGGTTTCAAAGGTGGGGTGGGCCGATCGACCGCCACCGGTATGCTGGCCCGTTACTTGGCAGATTCGGGTAGATGTGTACTTGTCGTGGACCTGGACCTCGAGTCTCCGGGGGTGGGGCCGATGTTGGTCGCCGGTGACGAACTTCCTCGTTACGGGTTGATCGACCAAATGGTCGAATCTGCCGTGGAGAATTCCGATGGTCTGGATTTGGTGGTGCGCGCATCGAAATTCTCTGCACGTGGAAACGGCGAACTGTGGGTGGCTCCGGCACGCGGCGCCGGTAATGGTGACGGCAATTATACCTATGTGAGCAAACTCAACAGAGTGTATGGTGAATTGTCGGGTGGGTCGACCTTCGCGGACCGGTTGGAATCGGCCGTCACCGCCTGTGAAGATTCCATTGCCGATCGCAGCAGGCGGCCGGATGTGGTGTTGCTGGACAGTCGGGCGGGATTGCACGACCTGGCGGCGGTGACAATTTCCAAACTCAGTGACCTCGCGCTGCTTTTCGGGGCAGATAATTCCCAGACCTGGGACGGTTATCAGGACCTGTTTCGATATTGGCAGGAATGTGGCCAAGCGCAGTCCGTTCGTGAGAAGATCAAAATGGTCGCGGCCATGGTGCCCGACCGTCCGGGGATGTCCAAGGACCATTATCTGGATTCTTTTGTCGATCGCTCGTGGTCATGCTTCTCCATTTTGTACGACAACCTGCCGGATGGTGACTCGGTGGGGTTCAATCCGAGTCCTGAAGATATTACCGGACCACATTTTCCGATTCCGATTCTGTTCACCCAAGAGCTGGTCGGTATCGATGCGGTTTCTACCGACCTGGCCGATATAGGATTTGTGGGAACTGCTTACGCTGAATTCCTCCGTGATGCAGGGAATCTGGTTACGGGAGGAACTGTATGA